One Diabrotica virgifera virgifera chromosome 3, PGI_DIABVI_V3a genomic window carries:
- the LOC126882596 gene encoding uncharacterized protein LOC126882596, translated as MPDIQPMIVGIFHGNNKPLDIKEFLEPFVEDVKRLQSNGLCVNGHMIHIKIRCFICDSPARAFIKGVVNFNGINGCLKCTTEGEYSYLSRTVVFPDIKCPLRTDAKFRSKHYGKHHKGQESPILKISEVDMVQDFIVADELHLLELGVMKRCLTGWKDGSMGFSSKLCARDIERISKHLISVKLPSEIHRSTRGLDCLAYWKGVEWRNFLIYIGIVILKDVLNTDVYKHFLLLFVAVRICSSDMYAENRSVAQLMFEKYIDDFKIIYGVQLITSNIYNLEHVVDDVNRFGQLFTISTYHFENTLFQLKKLLRQGNI; from the exons ATGCCTGATATACAACCTATGATTGTTGGCATTTTCCATGGAAATAACAAGCCTCTAGATATAAAGGAATTTTTGGAGCCTTTTGTTGAGGATGTTAAGCGGCTGCAATCAAATGGACTCTGTGTTAATGGGCATATGATTCACATAAAAATTAGATGCTTTATCTGCGATTCACCTGCACGGGCATTTATTAAAG GTGTAGTCAATTTCAATGGGATTAATGGATGCCTTAAATGCACTACTGAAGGCGAATATTCTTATCTTTCTCGAACTGTTGTATTTCCTGATATAAAATGTCCTCTTAGAACTGATGCAAAATTCAGAAGTAAACATTATGGTAAGCACCATAAAGGGCAAGAgtcaccaattttgaaaatttccgaAGTTGACATGGTGCAGGATTTTATAGTAGCAGATGAACTACATCTTTTAGAGCTAGGTGTGATGAAGCGTTGTCTAACAGGATGGAAAGATGGTTCTATGGGTTTCTCAAGTAAGCTATGTGCTCGTGATATTGAGAGGATCTCCAAACATTTAATATCTGTGAAACTTCCATCTGAAATTCATCGTTCCACAAGAGGATTAGATTGCCTGGCATACTGGAAAGGAGTAGAATGGCgcaattttcttatttatattggaattgttattttaaaagatgtgTTGAACACTgacgtttataaacattttttacttctttttgttGCTGTTAGAATATGTTCTTCTGACATGTATGCTGAAAATCGTTCGGTTGCCCAATTaatgtttgaaaaatatatagATGATTTTAAGATTATTTATGGCGTACAACTTATTACAAGCAACATTTATAACTTAGAACATGTGGTTGATGATGTTAATAGATTTGGACAACTTTTTACAATATCTACGTACCATTTTGAGAATACATTATttcaactaaaaaaattattgcgCCAAGGAAATATATAA